GACTTGGCAACGGAGACGCCGGCCTTTTCCTGGGCCTCATCCGTGGAGGCGCCCAGGTGCGGGGTGACCACAACGTTGTCGAGCTTGAAGAACGGCAGGTCGGTGCTGGGCTCCTTGGCGAAGACGTCAACGCCGGCGCCGGCGATCTCGCCGTCCTGCAGGGCAGTGAAGAGTGCTTCCTCGTCCACCAGGCCGCCGCGCGCCACGTTCACCACGTAAGCGGTCTTCTTCATCTTCTTGAAGGCGTCGGCGCCCAGCATGCCCACCGTCTCGGGTGTCTTGGGCATGTGGATGGTGATGAAGTCGGACTGTGCCAGCAGCTCATCCAGGGTGACCAGCTGCACGCCCAGCTGCGCGGCGCGGGCCGAGGTGATGTAGGGGTCGTAGGCCAGGATCTTGGTGTCGAAGCCCTTGAGCCGGGCTGCCACCAGGGCGCCGATGCGGCCAAGGCCGATGATGCCGATCTTTTTCTCGAACAGTTCGATGCCCGTGTACTTGGAGCGCTTCCATTCGCCGTCCTTGAGGGCGGCGCTGGCCTGCGGGATGTGGCGGGCCAGGCTGAGGATGTGGCCCACTGTGAGCTCGGCAGCGGACACGATGTTGGACGTGGGGGCGTTGACCACCATCACGCCGGCCTGGGTGGCGGCCTTGATGTCCACGTTGTCCAGGCCTACGCCGGCGCGGGCGATGACCTTGAGGTTCTTGGCCGCGGCGATGGCTTCGGCATCCACCTGGGTGGCGGAGCGGACCAGGATGGCGTCTACGTCACTGATCGCCGAGAGCAGCTGGGAACGGTCGGCGCCGT
This window of the Pseudarthrobacter defluvii genome carries:
- the serA gene encoding phosphoglycerate dehydrogenase, producing MSKPVVLLAEELSPATVEALGPDFEIRQTDGADRSQLLSAISDVDAILVRSATQVDAEAIAAAKNLKVIARAGVGLDNVDIKAATQAGVMVVNAPTSNIVSAAELTVGHILSLARHIPQASAALKDGEWKRSKYTGIELFEKKIGIIGLGRIGALVAARLKGFDTKILAYDPYITSARAAQLGVQLVTLDELLAQSDFITIHMPKTPETVGMLGADAFKKMKKTAYVVNVARGGLVDEEALFTALQDGEIAGAGVDVFAKEPSTDLPFFKLDNVVVTPHLGASTDEAQEKAGVSVAKSVRLALAGELVPDAVNVAGGVIAPDVRPGIPLIEKLGRIFTALTHASLTQFDVEVAGEISSLDVKVLELAALKGIFADVVTEQVSYVNAPVIAEQRGINVRLITTPETESYRNVLTLRGALSDGSQISVSGTLTGPKQIEKLVGINGFEVEIPISEHLVVVAYTDRPGVIGTIGHILGMNNINIAGMQVARSNEGGQVLALLTIDSSVPQQVLDAIKAGIGAEMVREVDLED